The Methylomusa anaerophila genome has a segment encoding these proteins:
- a CDS encoding SDR family oxidoreductase — protein sequence MKDKIILITGANAGVGKATAKKLAELGATLILACRNQEKGQDARMEIIASTKNANIEVMKLDLASFTSIHAFADEFNGRYEKLDVLINNAGIMQGRGAKTADGLELVMGTNHFGHFLLTMLLFDVLRKSAPSRIVIISSMAHEYANFDANDLQTFIDNPLYSYGNSKLANILFTYELARKLQGTGVTANCLHPGVIDSEFYSHAENEEERLRYEAMKPHMISPEEGALTSVYLASSPEVEGVTGKYFVQCKEASSTPMSYDVQLAKKLWDLSMKVVSLD from the coding sequence ATGAAAGATAAAATTATCCTGATTACTGGCGCAAACGCGGGAGTTGGCAAAGCAACGGCAAAAAAATTGGCCGAGCTTGGTGCAACTTTGATCTTAGCGTGCAGGAATCAGGAAAAAGGCCAAGACGCCCGGATGGAAATCATTGCAAGCACAAAAAACGCCAATATTGAAGTCATGAAACTCGATCTTGCCTCGTTCACTTCCATACATGCCTTTGCTGATGAGTTTAACGGCCGGTATGAAAAACTGGACGTGCTGATAAACAACGCCGGTATCATGCAAGGGAGAGGGGCAAAAACCGCAGATGGCCTGGAACTGGTGATGGGCACCAATCATTTTGGACACTTTTTGCTCACGATGCTTCTTTTTGACGTCTTAAGGAAATCTGCCCCGTCCCGGATCGTTATAATCAGTTCCATGGCGCATGAATATGCTAATTTTGATGCTAATGATCTGCAGACTTTTATCGATAATCCTTTGTACTCATACGGGAATTCCAAATTAGCCAATATTCTATTTACGTACGAACTTGCCCGGAAGCTGCAGGGGACGGGCGTGACGGCAAACTGTCTGCATCCCGGTGTGATTGACAGTGAGTTTTACAGTCACGCAGAAAATGAAGAGGAAAGGCTGAGATATGAAGCCATGAAACCACATATGATTTCCCCTGAAGAAGGGGCGCTAACTTCAGTCTATTTAGCATCTTCACCTGAAGTGGAAGGTGTAACTGGCAAATATTTCGTCCAATGCAAGGAGGCCTCATCTACACCGATGAGTTATGACGTTCAGTTAGCCAAGAAGTTATGGGATCTCAGCATGAAAGTCGTTTCTTTAGATTAA
- a CDS encoding MarR family winged helix-turn-helix transcriptional regulator, whose translation MNVAGETSTSSLIAQMALHIKAELNNAFQESGANITSDQWGVLKCLWQEEGISQSEIAEKVNKDKASVTRILDIMQKNKLITRCDDERDRRSYRIYLTEEGKSLEGKLKPVVQATNRRVYRNLNEYERQELQKLLLKLMKSDE comes from the coding sequence ATGAACGTTGCCGGAGAAACATCAACCAGTTCTCTAATCGCCCAGATGGCCTTGCATATTAAAGCCGAACTTAATAATGCCTTTCAAGAGAGCGGGGCCAATATTACCAGTGATCAATGGGGAGTATTGAAGTGTTTATGGCAGGAAGAAGGCATCTCGCAAAGTGAGATTGCGGAGAAAGTGAATAAGGATAAGGCAAGCGTCACCAGGATATTGGATATTATGCAAAAAAATAAGCTGATAACGCGTTGCGACGATGAACGTGACCGAAGAAGCTATCGCATTTACCTTACAGAAGAGGGGAAAAGCCTCGAAGGAAAGTTGAAACCAGTCGTTCAGGCTACTAACCGGCGGGTATATCGGAACCTGAACGAATACGAACGGCAGGAGTTACAGAAACTATTACTCAAATTAATGAAGAGCGACGAGTAA
- a CDS encoding alpha-amylase family glycosyl hydrolase: protein MSWAKDAFFYHIYPLGFCGAPKHNDYSLSATPRLLKMLEWIEHIRAMGVNALLLGPLFESISHGYDTVDHCRIDRRLGDGETFQQLTNCLHENGIKVVVDGVFNHVGRDFWAFKDVIAKKEQSEYVHWFGCVDFAARSPYDDPFNYEGWEGHYNLVKLNLKNPAVKNYIFSAVKEWIDLYDIDGIRLDVAYCLNINFMKELAALCKAIKRDFWLMGEVIHGDYARWANPLLLDSVTNYECYKGLYSSHNDKNYFEIAYSLNRQFGDKGIYKELLLYNFADNHDVTRVGSIVNHPAYLYPLHALLFTMPGIPSIYYGSEWGIAGKKGCDSDEDLRPALDLTLVGKNSPNRDLVKAIIRFARIRKEHKALREGSYRQLLVRSQQYAFLRQTQDEAIVVIVNSSFQSASLEFEIPIGGLMLLDLVNHGEKFPVRNRKAYIQIPPCWTRILLVK, encoded by the coding sequence ATGTCATGGGCCAAGGATGCATTTTTTTATCATATTTACCCGCTGGGCTTTTGTGGAGCCCCAAAACATAATGATTATTCCTTGTCCGCCACGCCCCGGTTGTTAAAGATGCTCGAATGGATAGAACACATAAGGGCGATGGGCGTAAATGCTCTTTTGCTGGGGCCGTTATTTGAGTCGATCTCCCATGGCTACGATACTGTTGATCATTGCCGAATCGACAGGCGCTTAGGAGACGGAGAAACTTTTCAGCAGCTGACAAACTGTCTTCATGAAAATGGGATAAAGGTTGTTGTTGATGGGGTGTTCAACCACGTGGGGCGAGATTTTTGGGCCTTTAAAGATGTTATCGCCAAAAAGGAACAGTCTGAATATGTTCATTGGTTCGGCTGTGTCGATTTTGCGGCAAGAAGTCCTTACGACGATCCCTTCAATTATGAGGGGTGGGAAGGTCATTACAATCTGGTAAAACTTAATTTAAAAAATCCAGCAGTTAAAAACTATATTTTTTCGGCGGTAAAAGAGTGGATAGACCTATATGACATTGACGGGATACGGCTTGATGTTGCCTACTGCCTGAATATTAACTTTATGAAGGAACTGGCAGCCCTGTGCAAGGCTATCAAACGGGATTTTTGGCTAATGGGTGAGGTAATACACGGTGATTATGCCAGATGGGCCAATCCTTTGCTTTTAGATTCCGTAACTAACTATGAGTGTTATAAAGGGCTTTATTCCAGCCATAATGACAAGAACTATTTTGAAATTGCCTATTCTCTTAACAGGCAATTTGGCGACAAAGGCATTTATAAGGAACTGCTGCTGTATAACTTTGCCGACAATCATGATGTTACAAGAGTTGGCAGTATCGTTAATCATCCGGCGTACTTGTATCCTCTTCACGCATTGCTTTTTACGATGCCGGGAATACCTTCCATTTATTATGGCAGTGAATGGGGGATTGCCGGCAAAAAGGGCTGTGACTCCGATGAAGATTTGCGGCCGGCTCTTGATTTGACTCTTGTCGGTAAAAACAGCCCCAATAGGGATTTAGTGAAAGCAATCATCCGGTTTGCCAGAATAAGAAAAGAGCATAAAGCATTGCGGGAAGGAAGTTACCGACAGCTCCTGGTGCGCAGTCAGCAATATGCCTTCCTTAGACAGACGCAGGATGAAGCGATTGTGGTCATCGTAAATTCGTCATTTCAGAGCGCGTCATTAGAGTTTGAAATTCCAATCGGCGGTTTAATGCTGCTTGATTTAGTAAATCATGGGGAGAAATTTCCTGTTCGTAACCGCAAAGCATATATCCAGATACCACCCTGCTGGACCAGAATTCTATTGGTGAAATAA
- a CDS encoding HlyD family secretion protein → MNEPGGKKQKIVIGLLAAFLLLGGAGGGYYWYYTSRYVSTDDARISGTIVTISSKVSGKVSRILAAEGDNVKAGQVLARIDSQDILAQKVQAEASLAAAKANYEQLVNGSRPQEIQQARAAADQAKANLENASLNYGRMEQLFHDGAISASQRDNAVTTYQVAQEAYIGAVQALELAVAGPREEAVRAAAAQVKQAEAAVTALNLHYNDTTIISPVDGIVAQKSANAGEVVVMGQPLFSVIDRNDIWINARIEETYIGKLQLGQLVEYTIDGYPGSLFYGKIYDLGNAATSVFALIPIENASNNFTKVTQRIPIKISLPETSDVIFRPGMSVVIKVHLDKRG, encoded by the coding sequence ATGAATGAACCCGGCGGCAAAAAACAAAAGATCGTCATTGGCCTGCTTGCGGCATTTTTGTTGCTTGGCGGAGCAGGAGGCGGTTATTACTGGTATTATACAAGCAGGTATGTCAGTACCGATGATGCCCGGATCAGCGGTACCATCGTAACCATAAGCAGCAAGGTCTCGGGAAAGGTGAGCCGGATTTTGGCGGCAGAAGGTGACAACGTCAAGGCCGGCCAGGTTTTAGCCCGGATTGATTCCCAGGATATCTTGGCACAAAAAGTTCAGGCCGAAGCCAGTCTGGCTGCGGCCAAGGCCAATTACGAACAACTGGTCAACGGTTCCCGCCCCCAGGAAATTCAACAGGCACGGGCGGCGGCTGATCAGGCTAAAGCCAACCTAGAGAATGCCTCCTTAAACTACGGCCGGATGGAACAACTATTCCACGACGGAGCTATCAGTGCGTCCCAGCGCGATAACGCCGTGACGACTTATCAGGTGGCACAGGAAGCCTATATTGGCGCCGTTCAGGCTTTGGAACTGGCTGTTGCCGGCCCCCGTGAAGAAGCGGTCAGGGCAGCCGCCGCGCAGGTGAAACAGGCTGAAGCTGCTGTGACAGCGCTAAATTTGCATTATAATGACACAACTATTATTTCGCCAGTTGACGGTATTGTCGCCCAAAAGTCGGCTAATGCCGGGGAAGTGGTGGTGATGGGGCAGCCACTTTTCAGTGTGATTGACAGGAACGATATTTGGATTAATGCCCGTATTGAAGAAACCTATATCGGCAAACTGCAACTTGGCCAACTGGTTGAATACACGATTGACGGGTATCCTGGGAGCCTTTTTTACGGTAAGATATATGATCTCGGCAACGCAGCCACTTCGGTTTTTGCTTTGATTCCGATTGAGAATGCCTCGAACAATTTTACCAAGGTGACTCAACGTATTCCGATTAAAATTAGTCTGCCGGAAACCAGTGATGTTATCTTTCGGCCGGGAATGTCGGTAGTCATTAAAGTCCACCTGGATAAACGGGGGTGA
- a CDS encoding DHA2 family efflux MFS transporter permease subunit, which translates to MNIPRITLPGATYRWWALVVTIIGNFMSLLDTSIVNIAIPKMIAVFSVEAKDAQWILTAYMLTMGVMQPVSGYFCDRFGTRRMYLFSLTVFTAGSALCGMAWSNDSLVFFRILQAIGGGLIYPVTMTIVYHNFPREERYQAMSIWGLSAMVAPAIGPTLSGYLVEYWDWRLIFTINVPVGSIGYLLAALILRESVLTRKGKFDAAGFITSSLGLFCLLLALNKGAEEGWTSAYILALLYISVASLALFVAIELTSENPLLDLTVFKSWNFTCSSFVLFSGTACMYGGLFMVPLFMENIRDYTAMQTGVLLLPAALISGLMMPVAVRIARKVGPKPVVIAGVIILGTASVPFANLDLDTGYYTILFVIVLRGVGLGLFLMTATTLGMNILPLAKMSRATAMKSVIRQIAGSFGIALLSTVIQHRQAYHLAHSAEYMNVASFPMKQTLVSYENLFWQAGGTPGTVQHMLTYGDSLYAQAGFAPGIIQTKALALLSSVVQKQALIFAFDDAFVVLALICFCGMIPALLLRNRVSSK; encoded by the coding sequence GTGAATATTCCCCGTATTACGCTGCCGGGTGCGACATATCGGTGGTGGGCACTGGTAGTGACGATTATCGGCAATTTCATGAGCCTGCTGGACACCAGTATCGTCAATATCGCCATTCCCAAGATGATAGCGGTCTTTTCGGTGGAAGCGAAAGACGCCCAATGGATTTTGACCGCTTATATGCTGACTATGGGAGTGATGCAGCCGGTCAGCGGCTATTTCTGCGACAGATTCGGCACGCGGCGGATGTACCTGTTCAGCCTGACCGTGTTTACCGCCGGCTCGGCATTGTGCGGTATGGCCTGGAGTAACGACAGCCTGGTCTTTTTTCGCATCCTCCAAGCGATCGGCGGCGGGCTTATTTATCCTGTGACCATGACGATCGTTTATCATAACTTTCCGCGCGAAGAGCGCTATCAGGCCATGAGTATTTGGGGACTATCAGCGATGGTTGCACCGGCAATCGGTCCGACTTTGAGCGGCTATCTCGTAGAGTACTGGGACTGGCGGCTGATTTTCACCATCAATGTTCCGGTGGGTTCTATTGGTTATCTATTGGCCGCGTTGATACTGCGGGAAAGCGTACTTACTCGCAAGGGCAAGTTTGACGCCGCCGGTTTTATCACGTCGTCCCTGGGGTTGTTTTGCCTGCTGCTGGCGCTCAATAAGGGGGCGGAAGAAGGCTGGACGTCAGCCTATATTCTTGCTCTGCTCTATATTTCCGTTGCCAGTCTGGCGTTATTTGTCGCCATTGAGCTTACGTCTGAAAATCCGCTGCTTGATTTGACGGTGTTTAAGAGCTGGAATTTTACCTGCAGTTCCTTCGTTTTGTTCAGCGGGACTGCCTGTATGTACGGCGGTCTTTTTATGGTGCCGCTATTTATGGAGAATATCCGTGATTACACGGCGATGCAGACCGGCGTTCTGCTGCTGCCGGCGGCATTGATCTCCGGACTGATGATGCCGGTAGCGGTCAGAATCGCCAGAAAAGTGGGGCCAAAACCAGTGGTAATCGCCGGCGTAATTATCCTGGGAACTGCTTCCGTGCCTTTTGCGAATCTTGACCTGGATACCGGCTACTATACCATACTATTTGTCATAGTTTTAAGAGGGGTGGGGCTGGGATTATTTCTGATGACAGCCACCACATTGGGGATGAATATCCTCCCCTTGGCTAAAATGAGCCGGGCGACGGCGATGAAAAGTGTGATCCGCCAAATTGCCGGATCATTCGGTATCGCCTTATTATCGACGGTGATCCAGCACCGTCAGGCCTATCACTTGGCCCACAGCGCGGAATATATGAATGTCGCCTCATTTCCCATGAAACAAACTCTGGTAAGCTACGAAAACCTTTTTTGGCAGGCCGGGGGGACACCGGGAACTGTTCAACACATGCTGACCTACGGGGACAGCCTATATGCTCAGGCCGGTTTTGCGCCAGGTATCATCCAGACCAAGGCTTTGGCGCTGCTTAGTTCCGTTGTACAAAAGCAGGCATTAATCTTCGCCTTTGATGACGCATTTGTTGTTTTGGCGCTGATCTGTTTTTGCGGAATGATTCCCGCTTTGTTATTAAGAAACCGGGTTTCCTCTAAATGA
- a CDS encoding SDR family NAD(P)-dependent oxidoreductase, whose protein sequence is MTKNSYPFDQKVVLVTGGGSGMGRAIAQAFLDNNAAVAVVGRRLEALEETLAAYPQERTLAIAKDISEPQAAAQIVATILERFGRLDVAVSNAGVYAGGDIIDLNKKNWEQLRSINVDAFFYLAQAAFPALQEVGGTLIATSSVSGLNGDWGQAAYNATKHAVSGFVRSLALDWGAKGVRVNAIAPAFTITDMTVNLASSPEQLTPFINRIPLGRPGYPEDIAPAVLFLASPDAAYITGVVLPVDGGTSASTGQPHVV, encoded by the coding sequence ATGACAAAGAATTCTTATCCCTTCGACCAAAAGGTCGTTTTGGTAACCGGAGGCGGCAGTGGCATGGGACGGGCCATTGCGCAGGCATTTCTAGACAACAATGCTGCCGTCGCTGTTGTCGGACGCCGCCTGGAAGCATTAGAAGAAACACTGGCTGCCTACCCGCAAGAGCGTACCCTGGCGATTGCAAAAGATATCTCCGAGCCACAAGCCGCCGCACAGATTGTGGCGACGATACTAGAGCGTTTTGGCCGTCTGGACGTAGCGGTCAGCAACGCCGGCGTTTATGCGGGCGGAGACATTATAGATCTGAACAAAAAAAATTGGGAGCAACTTCGTTCAATAAACGTGGATGCATTTTTCTATCTTGCCCAAGCTGCTTTTCCGGCCTTGCAGGAGGTTGGCGGCACACTGATTGCAACCTCGTCGGTATCCGGGTTAAACGGAGACTGGGGACAGGCCGCTTACAATGCCACCAAACACGCCGTCAGCGGCTTTGTTCGCTCTCTCGCGCTGGATTGGGGCGCAAAAGGCGTCCGCGTGAACGCCATTGCACCAGCTTTTACCATAACCGATATGACTGTGAACCTGGCAAGCTCGCCTGAACAACTCACCCCGTTTATTAACCGTATTCCCTTGGGACGACCAGGGTATCCGGAGGATATCGCTCCGGCCGTGTTGTTTTTGGCTTCGCCCGATGCCGCCTACATCACCGGCGTTGTGCTCCCCGTTGACGGCGGCACCAGTGCTTCCACCGGTCAACCACATGTGGTGTAA
- a CDS encoding SDR family oxidoreductase, which yields MKEQLSKQRVLVIGGSKYLGLAVARRAGEAGAEVVIGARNLEQASQAAAQLPGASAIHIDITDESTIAAAAAKLGHVDHVVITASAHHNVLVKDLEHDKIVAAFEAKVIGPLLLAKHFAPILSPTGSILLFSGVAAWKPAPGYTVMGVTNGAVAFLASQLAKELAPIRVNAISPGITDSGTWDPLGEQDKKGLFAGAAASSLVGRVGTADDIADAAIWLLSAGNVSGETIHIEGGARHV from the coding sequence ATGAAAGAACAACTTAGTAAGCAAAGGGTATTGGTTATCGGCGGGTCGAAATATTTGGGTCTGGCCGTTGCACGGCGGGCGGGCGAAGCTGGAGCCGAGGTAGTGATTGGCGCGCGCAACCTTGAACAGGCTTCCCAGGCAGCCGCCCAGTTGCCAGGGGCGAGTGCGATCCATATCGATATTACGGATGAAAGCACAATTGCTGCCGCAGCAGCCAAGCTGGGGCACGTCGATCATGTGGTAATCACCGCGTCCGCCCACCACAACGTGCTTGTCAAAGATCTGGAACATGATAAAATCGTCGCCGCGTTTGAAGCAAAAGTGATTGGCCCCCTGCTATTGGCAAAGCACTTTGCCCCCATTCTGTCTCCAACAGGCTCTATCCTTCTATTCTCCGGTGTGGCCGCGTGGAAACCAGCCCCCGGATATACGGTGATGGGAGTAACCAATGGAGCGGTTGCTTTCCTGGCTTCACAGCTGGCAAAAGAACTGGCGCCCATTCGCGTGAATGCAATTTCCCCGGGCATTACGGATTCTGGTACTTGGGACCCGCTTGGAGAGCAAGATAAAAAAGGCCTGTTCGCCGGCGCTGCGGCATCCAGTTTAGTCGGACGGGTCGGTACAGCCGATGATATTGCGGATGCTGCCATATGGTTGCTCAGTGCCGGAAATGTTTCCGGCGAAACCATCCATATAGAGGGAGGCGCCAGGCACGTATGA
- a CDS encoding putative quinol monooxygenase: MITIVAKQTVKQGKIDSFIAIAKKLVEKTHQSDVGCISYDLFQDSQNSGVLSFIEEWENQEALDKHMASRHFRELFPQLDEFLEKPGEINLYQKVE; the protein is encoded by the coding sequence ATGATTACAATTGTGGCAAAGCAGACAGTGAAACAGGGCAAAATCGACAGTTTCATCGCTATCGCCAAGAAGCTTGTAGAGAAGACCCACCAATCCGATGTGGGATGCATCAGTTACGATCTGTTTCAGGATTCGCAAAATTCCGGGGTACTGTCCTTCATAGAGGAATGGGAAAACCAGGAGGCCCTCGACAAACACATGGCGTCCAGACATTTCAGAGAGCTCTTTCCGCAACTTGACGAGTTTCTTGAAAAGCCGGGGGAAATCAACCTGTACCAGAAAGTAGAATGA
- a CDS encoding MFS transporter — MALVLLSFTLGCSEFVVVGILSDIAGSLQVPVSQVGILVTAFALVYAVATPIITLLLGPCSHYRSLLLLTVVFIVGNLLSFLSESYLLLCVSRVLTGAVSGPIIAFALTFANRIAPREKKAFIISWVFSGFSIAAVFGVPIGAWISAAAGWRASFLVITVASAIVLFLLAAVLPRRSAAISCGIAEQLGLFKDRRIQLGVLLPLFGSGGIYVVYTYLQPILSTILAYPIHWVTTLLFLYGTTTILSNQLSGVLARKSGLHKMPAVYLLQTALMFTLPLFLNFRAAGTAVILILGITMYLLNSPIQMHFLAVAEQDYPQSVVLASSLNSIFFNFGISLGSLVGGLIVDHAGLGFVGFGGGGLSFTALLLVLTLNRFMTGRRRAALAK; from the coding sequence GTGGCGCTGGTGCTGCTGAGCTTCACGCTCGGGTGCAGCGAATTTGTCGTGGTGGGCATTTTATCGGATATTGCCGGGTCTCTGCAGGTACCCGTCTCCCAGGTGGGAATCCTTGTTACCGCTTTTGCACTGGTGTATGCCGTGGCGACACCGATCATCACGCTGCTGCTCGGACCTTGCAGCCATTACCGTTCGCTCTTGCTTCTCACGGTCGTGTTCATCGTGGGGAACCTTCTCAGTTTTCTGTCCGAGTCTTACCTGCTGCTCTGCGTTTCCCGGGTCCTCACCGGCGCTGTTTCCGGTCCCATAATTGCTTTTGCGCTGACATTTGCCAATCGCATCGCGCCGCGGGAGAAAAAAGCGTTCATCATCTCGTGGGTGTTTTCGGGATTTAGCATCGCCGCAGTGTTCGGCGTGCCCATCGGAGCATGGATCAGCGCCGCCGCAGGGTGGCGCGCCTCCTTTCTGGTCATCACCGTGGCCAGCGCCATAGTGCTTTTTCTGCTCGCGGCAGTGCTGCCCCGTCGGTCGGCAGCGATTAGCTGCGGGATCGCCGAACAACTCGGTCTGTTTAAGGACAGGCGGATACAGCTTGGCGTGCTGCTGCCGCTCTTCGGCTCCGGCGGCATTTATGTAGTCTACACTTACCTGCAGCCCATCCTGTCCACAATCCTCGCCTATCCTATTCACTGGGTGACAACTCTTCTCTTCCTTTACGGCACGACTACCATTCTCAGCAACCAGCTTTCCGGTGTGCTGGCGCGCAAAAGCGGACTGCATAAGATGCCTGCCGTATATCTGCTGCAAACCGCGCTGATGTTCACGCTGCCGCTGTTTCTAAATTTCCGTGCAGCCGGTACGGCCGTCATTCTCATTCTTGGGATAACGATGTATCTGCTCAATTCGCCCATCCAGATGCATTTTCTCGCTGTGGCGGAGCAGGATTATCCCCAATCCGTTGTCCTCGCGTCGTCGCTGAATTCGATCTTTTTTAATTTCGGCATTTCGCTGGGCTCGCTAGTCGGCGGGCTGATTGTCGACCATGCCGGTCTCGGCTTTGTGGGCTTCGGCGGTGGGGGGCTCTCTTTCACGGCGTTGTTGCTGGTGCTCACCCTCAACCGCTTCATGACAGGCCGCCGCCGAGCGGCCTTAGCAAAATGA
- a CDS encoding flavin reductase family protein: protein MKKEIEVLDYASDIMNAVKTGVLLTTKAGDKVNSMTISWGTLGIEWEKPIFTVFIRENRFTRSQVEKNPEFTINIPHGAFDKKILGFCGTKSGRDLDKIKELNLTLETPKIVSVPAIKELPLTIECRVVYKQKQDEHAITEENKKAFYPQDVDSFFYDANRDFHTAYYGEIVSAYIIE from the coding sequence ATGAAGAAAGAAATCGAAGTATTGGATTACGCTAGTGATATTATGAATGCAGTCAAAACTGGCGTTTTGCTGACTACAAAAGCAGGCGACAAAGTAAATTCCATGACCATTTCCTGGGGCACTCTGGGAATAGAATGGGAGAAACCGATATTTACAGTTTTCATCAGAGAAAATCGTTTTACAAGATCTCAGGTTGAGAAAAATCCCGAATTTACAATAAATATACCCCATGGAGCTTTTGACAAAAAAATATTGGGGTTTTGCGGGACTAAATCCGGTCGAGACCTTGACAAAATCAAAGAACTCAATTTAACACTTGAAACACCGAAGATTGTTTCTGTCCCTGCAATTAAGGAACTTCCTTTAACGATCGAGTGCAGGGTTGTCTATAAACAGAAACAAGATGAGCATGCCATTACGGAAGAAAACAAGAAGGCCTTCTACCCGCAGGATGTGGATAGCTTTTTCTACGATGCAAACAGGGATTTCCATACGGCTTATTATGGAGAAATTGTCAGTGCGTATATCATCGAATAG
- a CDS encoding LysR family transcriptional regulator — MISLEQIRYFLEIVRCGSLNKASEHLYVSQPSLSKQLRQLEKELGCELVNRNYDGVEPNPQGKLLYERMSSVLDEFDRAIDQVRHFTEVRQLRIGGLGNLVTYFLPRYMEKLKAEGRNQVIVDICFSNQDLVDGVENGKFDMALLSNAEPQKDIAVIPLMTEPLYVVFPVTHSLYHREDVSFMDIVRHEKLVLYKDPCTIRASIRKACNRMKVTPNIVMELDLTESLLSYVSCGNGVTLLPSIVAKALQTPAVAVREISQIPIYREIAVAMKKENVPAYLPMFSEDVATP; from the coding sequence ATGATCAGCCTTGAACAGATACGATATTTTTTGGAAATTGTCCGTTGCGGCAGCCTGAATAAAGCGTCAGAACACCTTTACGTCTCGCAGCCGTCGCTTTCAAAACAGCTCCGGCAGCTTGAAAAAGAACTTGGTTGCGAACTGGTTAACCGAAATTACGACGGCGTGGAGCCCAATCCCCAGGGGAAGCTTCTCTATGAGCGGATGAGCAGCGTGCTGGATGAGTTTGACCGGGCCATTGACCAGGTCCGGCATTTTACAGAAGTGCGCCAACTGCGCATCGGCGGCCTGGGGAACCTTGTGACCTATTTTCTCCCCCGGTATATGGAAAAGCTGAAAGCAGAGGGACGAAATCAGGTAATCGTCGATATCTGCTTTTCCAACCAAGACCTTGTGGATGGTGTCGAAAACGGTAAGTTCGACATGGCACTGCTTTCCAATGCGGAGCCGCAGAAAGATATTGCCGTGATTCCGCTTATGACGGAGCCGCTCTATGTGGTCTTTCCGGTGACCCATTCTTTGTATCACCGGGAGGACGTCAGTTTCATGGATATCGTCCGGCATGAAAAGCTCGTGCTTTATAAGGACCCATGCACGATCCGCGCCTCTATACGCAAGGCGTGTAACCGAATGAAGGTCACGCCTAATATCGTAATGGAGCTTGATTTGACGGAGTCGCTCCTCAGCTATGTGAGTTGTGGAAATGGCGTCACACTTTTGCCTTCGATTGTAGCGAAGGCGCTTCAGACCCCGGCTGTCGCCGTGCGGGAAATCAGCCAAATTCCCATTTACCGGGAGATTGCCGTCGCCATGAAAAAAGAAAATGTGCCCGCTTATCTGCCTATGTTTTCCGAGGATGTTGCGACACCTTGA
- a CDS encoding LysR family transcriptional regulator — protein MELKQLKYFIAVCEELHFTRAAEKLGIAQSTLSLQIGALEEEIGLPLFDRIGKKIKLTETGTILLENSQKVFWTLQNAQNKISELREFQGGSLAVGVLHAELDYRLNSLFIDFHNCFPQIHLKILSSVTIDKQILNNEADVGISLLPKLEKQLVCIPLYSEEYVLVVSKNHELANTRSISIMDIEKINMVMYPRGFVSRELVEECCRHNGFHLNTIIETTAGSSIFGFVKANIGATIQPLPLIQSINDPTLHLIKVKDWPITRNIGIFYRSDKYLGFATREFIKFVKKRLEIGDIFFDILDSTSK, from the coding sequence ATGGAACTCAAACAGTTAAAATATTTTATTGCAGTTTGTGAAGAACTGCATTTTACCCGAGCGGCTGAAAAACTTGGCATCGCTCAGTCTACCTTAAGTTTACAAATTGGAGCATTAGAAGAAGAAATAGGCTTACCCTTATTTGACCGTATTGGTAAAAAAATCAAATTAACTGAAACCGGGACTATTCTGTTAGAGAATAGCCAAAAAGTCTTTTGGACTTTACAAAATGCACAAAACAAAATCAGTGAACTGCGCGAATTCCAGGGAGGAAGTTTAGCCGTGGGTGTTTTACACGCAGAATTGGATTACCGGCTAAATTCCTTATTTATCGATTTTCATAATTGTTTTCCGCAAATCCACTTAAAAATACTTTCATCCGTTACGATTGACAAACAAATTCTTAATAATGAGGCGGATGTTGGCATCTCCCTTCTGCCAAAATTAGAGAAACAACTAGTATGTATTCCTTTATATTCGGAGGAATATGTACTGGTTGTTTCAAAAAACCACGAATTAGCAAATACCCGGTCTATTTCTATTATGGATATAGAGAAAATTAATATGGTTATGTATCCAAGAGGGTTTGTAAGCAGGGAACTCGTTGAAGAATGTTGTAGACACAACGGCTTTCATTTAAATACGATAATTGAAACGACAGCAGGCTCATCTATATTTGGGTTTGTGAAAGCAAACATTGGAGCAACCATTCAACCGCTTCCATTAATCCAATCCATCAATGACCCAACATTACATTTGATTAAAGTAAAGGATTGGCCTATTACGCGCAATATTGGTATTTTCTACAGATCGGATAAGTATTTAGGGTTTGCAACTCGAGAATTTATTAAATTTGTAAAAAAAAGATTAGAGATTGGCGATATATTTTTCGATATCTTGGATTCTACCAGTAAGTAA